One stretch of Prunus persica cultivar Lovell chromosome G1, Prunus_persica_NCBIv2, whole genome shotgun sequence DNA includes these proteins:
- the LOC18790671 gene encoding protein FAR1-RELATED SEQUENCE 5 — protein sequence MEFETEGEAFKVYNAYAYGVLFSIRRSKFHKEKCRKLRDRLFVCSAEGKREKNKCDGSVKSHRAETRFGCLARMKISCRLNDKYCVTEFVPEHTHVTSSPCKTPFFRSHRNMSLAQIVEADMADSSGIAPKATLELLSRQAGGRQNLGFISVDYKNYLCSKRTREMRVGHTGGLLEYLQQMQLSDPNYFYVIQVDEDYMITNIFWADARMMVDYDYFGDVAMSGKKSISILTDQDAAMAKALLSEGPETCHRLCIWHIYQNAAKHLSNAFEKFKNFTKDFCRCIYDYEDEDDFINAWNNMLEKYNLKDNDWLRRLFNLKEQWALVYGRQTFCADITTTQRSESMNSALKKYRLVEDHRYQELKAEFRASQSSPALSFPVEILKHASNIYTPEVFKLFLDELCKAHDCVLKFNGILCAHALKVLSTRNIKSIPAQYILKRWTKNIKAKSAKFTCNVSSENDSKVEIVRRYRELCRLHTQLATRASESKDAYESAILGLNNTLRDVDACLKKKASQEPTQAISTTTSASKLNEYICIDDDIIKFRGIKTKTKVVGNSKRPKNALEKLTKKKKLRNKEECALLEHEPDSHNETIHMPTQSQATMDISQAELPQEEELSLLSSEGLDLLSSELTCSAKTHDMDVQDVE from the exons ATGGAGTTTGAGACAGAAGGAGAAGCCTTTAAAGTTTACAATGCATATGCATATGGTGTTCTCTTTAGTATTAGACgaagtaaatttcataaagagAAATGTAGGAAGTTGAGAGACAGACTTTTTGTTTGCTCTGCTGAAGGTAAGCGTGAAAAGAATAAGTGTGATGGCAGTGTGAAATCTCATCGTGCTGAGACAAGATTTGGATGTCTAGCAAGGATGAAAATTAGTTGTCGGCTAAATGATAAGTATTGTGTTACTGAGTTTGTGCCTGAGCATACGCATGTTACTTCTAGTCCTTGTAAGACCCCATTTTTTAGGTCACATAGGAACATGTCTCTTGCACAAATAGTTGAAGCTGATATGGCTGATAGTTCGGGGATTGCTCCAAAAGCAACTCTAGAACTTCTGAGTAGACAAGCTGGTGGACGTCAGAATCTTGGATTCATTTCTGtagattataaaaattatttatgttcAAAGCGTACAAGAGAAATGAGGGTAGGACATACAGGGGGCCTGTTAGAATATTTACAACAAATGCAATTGAGTGATCCCAATTACTTTTATGTTATACAAGTGGATGAAGATTATATGATTACTAATATCTTTTGGGCTGATGCAAGGATGATGGTGGATTATGATTATTTTGGTGATGTG GCTATGTCtggaaaaaaatcaataagtaTTCTGACAGACCAAGATGCAGCAATGGCTAAAGCGTTGCTTTCAGAGGGGCCAGAAACATGTCACCGTTTGTGCATTTGGCACATATACCAAAACGCAGCCAAGCATCTTAGCAATGCTTTTGAGAAGttcaaaaattttaccaaagACTTTTGTAGATGCATATATGattatgaagatgaagatgatttTATAAACGCTTGGAATAACAtgcttgaaaaatataatctCAAGGATAATGATTGGTTGAGGCgattgtttaatttaaaggAGCAATGGGCATTAGTTTATGGGCGACAAACTTTTTGTGCTGATATTACTACTACCCAACGCAGTGAAAGCATGAATAGTGCTTTAAAGAAGTAT AGGTTAGTTGAAGATCATCGTTATCAAGAGTTGAAAGCTGAATTTAGAGCAAGTCAAAGTTCACCTGCATTGTCATTTCCAGTGGAAATATTAAAGCatgcatcaaatatatatacaccagAAGTGTTTAAGTTGTTTCTAGATGAGTTGTGTAAAGCTCATGATTGTGTCTTGAAATTCAATG GAATCTTGTGTGCACATGCCTTAAAAGTCCTCTcaacaagaaatattaaaagtATTCCAGCTCAATATATCTTGAAGAGATGGACCAAAAATATTAAGGCTAAGAGTGCAAAATTTACTTGCAATGTCTCAAGTGAAAATGACTCAAAAGTAGAAATTGTCAGGCGTTATAGAGAATTATGTCGGTTGCATACTCAGTTAGCAACACGAGCATCAGAGTCAAAAGATGCATATGAAAGTGCTATATTAGGACTTAACAATACGTTGAGAGATGTGGATGCGTgtttgaagaagaaagcaaGTCAAGAACCAACTCAGGCGATCTCAACAACTACCAGTGCATCTAAGCTTAATGAGTATATTTGTATTGACGATGATATCATTAAATTTAGAGGAATCAAAACTAAGACCAAAGTTGTTGGCAATTCTAAAAGGCCAAAGAATGCTTTGGAAAAGctcacaaagaagaaaaagcttCGAAATAAAGAAGAATGTGCTCTATTGGAACat GAACCTGATTCTCACAATGAGACTATTCACATGCCAACCCAATCTCAAGCAACAATGGATATTTCACAG GCAGAGTtaccacaagaagaagaattaaGCTTACTGAGCTCTGAAGGACTAGACCTGCTGAGCTCTGAATTGACATGTAGTGCCAAGACACATGATATGGACGTCCAAGATGTTGAATGA